Proteins from one Bacteroidia bacterium genomic window:
- a CDS encoding pyridoxine 5'-phosphate synthase: protein MTRLSVNINKIATLRNARGGNVPDVLKVALDCERFGAQGITVHPRPDQRHIRFSDVYILKENVKTEFNIEGYPSEEFIRMVINVKPDQVTLVPDPPDALTSNSGWDTVKNKSFLFDVIHRFKVAEIRTSIFVDTKPANIENALQTGTDRIELYTEPYAANYFLNKERAIAPFIEAAKIANKVGLGINAGHDLNLDNLKYFSNNVQNLKEVSIGHALISDALYFGLENTIKKYLQELE from the coding sequence ATGACAAGATTGAGTGTAAATATAAATAAAATTGCAACACTTAGAAATGCCAGAGGAGGAAATGTACCAGATGTATTAAAGGTTGCTTTAGATTGTGAAAGATTCGGAGCTCAGGGAATAACTGTTCATCCAAGACCAGATCAGCGTCATATAAGATTTTCTGATGTTTATATTTTAAAAGAGAATGTTAAAACAGAATTTAATATTGAAGGCTATCCCAGCGAAGAATTTATAAGAATGGTAATTAATGTTAAGCCTGATCAGGTTACTTTAGTTCCTGATCCTCCTGATGCACTTACCTCAAATTCAGGTTGGGATACAGTTAAAAACAAAAGTTTTTTATTTGATGTGATACACAGATTTAAGGTTGCCGAGATAAGAACTTCAATTTTTGTTGATACAAAACCTGCAAATATTGAAAATGCATTACAAACAGGAACTGACAGAATAGAATTATATACTGAACCTTATGCTGCAAATTATTTTTTAAATAAGGAAAGAGCTATTGCCCCTTTTATTGAAGCAGCAAAAATTGCAAATAAAGTAGGATTAGGCATTAATGCTGGACATGATTTAAATTTAGATAATTTGAAGTATTTCTCTAACAATGTTCAGAATTTAAAAGAAGTTTCAATAGGGCATGCTTTAATAAGTGATGCATTGTATTTTGGATTAGAAAATACAATAAAAAAGTATTTACAGGAATTGGAATAG
- a CDS encoding CBS domain-containing protein: protein MHAKDLISDIVPALKTSDTGIQALNWMEIFRISHMPIVNNSEFLGLISDSDIFDLNMAEESIGNHKLSLFSPFVTENQHIYEVIEMVAQLKLTIIPVLNNNKEYIGLITLHDLLQGFAKVTAVDKHGAIIILEMNVNDYFLSEITQIVESENAKILSLYVYDSENSSKIEVTLKLNTNDATRILQSFNRYNYNVKASYMEDNDMTNLYQNRFDEFMRYLNI, encoded by the coding sequence ATGCACGCAAAAGATTTAATTTCTGATATAGTTCCTGCGCTTAAGACCTCAGACACAGGAATTCAGGCTCTTAATTGGATGGAGATATTCCGTATTTCGCATATGCCAATAGTTAATAATTCAGAATTTTTAGGACTAATCTCCGATTCTGATATTTTTGACCTTAATATGGCAGAAGAATCAATCGGTAATCATAAACTATCCTTATTTAGTCCATTTGTTACTGAAAACCAACATATTTACGAAGTAATAGAAATGGTTGCTCAACTAAAACTAACTATTATTCCGGTTCTTAATAACAATAAAGAATATATAGGTTTAATTACATTGCACGATTTACTTCAGGGTTTTGCAAAAGTTACAGCAGTTGATAAGCATGGTGCAATCATAATTCTGGAAATGAATGTAAATGACTATTTTTTATCAGAAATCACCCAAATAGTTGAAAGCGAGAATGCTAAAATTTTAAGTTTGTATGTTTACGATTCTGAAAATTCATCAAAAATTGAAGTTACTCTAAAACTTAATACAAACGACGCAACAAGAATTCTGCAATCGTTTAACAGATATAACTATAATGTAAAAGCTTCATATATGGAAGACAACGACATGACTAATTTATATCAAAATCGGTTTGATGAATTTATGAGGTATTTGAATATCTGA
- a CDS encoding NAD kinase, translating into MIKKIGLHGNHIHPNFSEYFLLLCNIITHNNIDVFVNQTFLENINDDYANQINAKGTFTCFYDLEPDLDLMICIGGDGTFLEAVSIVRTLSIPIVGINSGHLGFLTNISKNEIESSLNAIFSDNFIIETRTLLELSSESTIFPDFNFALNDLTIHKLDTSSMIAINASVNGEFLNCYRADGLIISTSTGSTAYSLSAGGPILVPNANCFVISPIAPHNLNARPIVVPDTSIIKLTIQSRTENCLISLDHRSIAIDSSAELTIKRADFNVKMLQCPQYNFFNTLRYKLMWGADPRN; encoded by the coding sequence ATGATTAAAAAGATTGGTCTTCACGGCAACCACATTCACCCAAATTTTTCTGAATACTTCTTATTGCTATGTAATATTATAACACATAACAATATTGATGTTTTTGTAAACCAAACATTTTTAGAGAATATAAATGATGACTATGCTAATCAAATAAATGCAAAAGGAACTTTCACTTGTTTCTACGATCTTGAACCAGATTTAGATTTAATGATTTGTATTGGCGGAGATGGAACATTTCTTGAAGCAGTGTCAATTGTTAGAACATTAAGCATACCTATTGTTGGAATTAATAGTGGACATTTAGGTTTCTTAACAAATATTTCTAAAAATGAAATAGAATCATCATTAAATGCGATTTTCTCAGACAATTTCATAATTGAAACCAGAACTTTGCTCGAATTATCAAGTGAATCTACTATTTTCCCCGACTTTAATTTTGCATTAAATGACTTAACAATACATAAATTAGACACATCATCAATGATAGCAATAAACGCTTCCGTAAATGGTGAGTTTTTAAATTGTTACAGAGCCGATGGACTTATAATCTCGACCTCAACTGGTTCAACAGCCTATTCTTTAAGTGCAGGAGGTCCAATTTTAGTTCCTAATGCAAACTGTTTTGTTATTAGCCCTATAGCACCTCATAACCTAAATGCAAGACCAATAGTTGTTCCCGACACATCAATCATAAAACTAACAATACAAAGCAGAACGGAAAATTGCTTAATATCTTTAGATCATCGTTCAATTGCAATTGACTCATCTGCAGAACTTACAATAAAAAGAGCAGATTTCAATGTTAAAATGTTACAATGTCCACAGTACAATTTTTTTAACACTTTAAGATATAAATTAATGTGGGGAGCAGACCCAAGAAATTGA
- a CDS encoding outer membrane beta-barrel protein — protein MRIILLISFLTTLSYLAFSQASSRWKRMRYEIYYGIGATNFLGELGGANRVGTNFVRDLEFKMTRPALSLGIRYRITETISNKTMLSYGWLHGDDKTTSEKFRANRNLNFKANIAEFSTQFEYSIIREKQGHRYNLRRVRGIKGFKTNTYFFLGIGGFFYNPKGKYVDGTWHSLQPLGTEGQGIVPTRKKYSRFSVCIPYGIGFKYGLNRRWNIGLEYGIRKTFTDYIDDVSTTYFDNTMVREYNGDISAYLADPSLGAVPGQTNAYQQRGDAKDKDSYMFMVINLTVKLYTTRQGMPKFR, from the coding sequence ATGAGAATAATTCTCCTAATATCTTTTTTAACAACATTATCATACTTAGCATTTTCGCAAGCTTCATCACGGTGGAAACGTATGAGATACGAAATTTATTACGGAATTGGAGCAACAAATTTTTTAGGTGAATTAGGCGGAGCAAACAGAGTTGGAACAAATTTCGTAAGAGATTTAGAGTTTAAAATGACAAGACCAGCTTTAAGTTTAGGAATTAGATATAGAATTACTGAAACTATCTCAAATAAAACAATGTTAAGCTATGGTTGGCTTCATGGCGACGACAAAACTACATCCGAAAAATTCCGTGCAAACAGGAATTTAAATTTCAAAGCAAATATTGCAGAATTTTCAACACAATTTGAATATTCCATTATTAGGGAAAAACAAGGACATCGTTATAACTTAAGACGTGTTAGAGGTATTAAAGGATTTAAAACAAATACTTATTTCTTCTTAGGTATTGGAGGTTTCTTCTATAACCCAAAAGGAAAATATGTTGATGGAACATGGCATTCTTTACAACCATTGGGAACAGAAGGTCAGGGTATTGTACCAACAAGAAAAAAATATTCCAGATTTAGCGTATGCATTCCATACGGAATTGGCTTTAAATATGGCTTAAACAGAAGATGGAATATTGGCTTAGAATATGGAATTAGAAAAACTTTTACTGATTATATTGATGATGTAAGTACTACCTACTTTGACAATACAATGGTTAGAGAATACAATGGAGATATATCGGCATATTTAGCAGATCCTTCACTAGGGGCTGTCCCTGGACAAACAAATGCATACCAACAAAGAGGCGATGCTAAAGACAAAGATTCTTATATGTTTATGGTTATCAATTTAACAGTTAAGCTTTATACAACAAGACAAGGTATGCCTAAATTCAGATAA
- a CDS encoding outer membrane beta-barrel protein — translation MKNKILLLILLLIITIPVITSAQRWKRSRYEVIGGIGPSSFFGDLGGGNKDGVHFMGDIDMQATRYHLLLGMRYKLKEKVALKLNLIYGRIHGSDIYTESAQRSARNVTFSSGLFEPSVQFEYSILKERLGTRYTFKNLQRFKFVYVNTYVFVGFGGILFYPKPSLSNATSNQVKKYSHFNFVIPIGIGFKYAINRRASLGLEYGMRYTSTDYLDGHSDKYSKARDAYSFLTINVTYKLKTARSGLPKF, via the coding sequence ATGAAAAATAAAATTCTATTACTTATATTACTTTTAATAATTACAATTCCTGTTATTACATCTGCACAAAGATGGAAAAGAAGTAGGTATGAAGTTATTGGAGGCATAGGACCATCTAGTTTCTTTGGAGACTTAGGTGGTGGAAATAAAGACGGCGTTCATTTTATGGGTGATATTGACATGCAAGCAACACGTTATCATTTACTTTTAGGAATGAGATACAAATTAAAAGAAAAAGTTGCATTAAAACTTAATCTTATTTATGGACGAATACATGGTAGTGATATTTATACCGAATCAGCACAACGTTCAGCAAGAAATGTAACTTTTTCGTCGGGATTATTTGAACCATCAGTTCAATTTGAATATTCTATACTAAAAGAAAGATTAGGAACAAGATATACTTTTAAAAATTTACAAAGATTTAAATTTGTATATGTAAACACTTATGTATTTGTTGGCTTTGGAGGTATTTTATTCTATCCTAAGCCAAGTTTATCAAATGCTACTTCAAATCAAGTAAAAAAATACTCTCATTTTAATTTTGTTATTCCAATTGGAATAGGATTTAAATATGCTATTAACAGAAGAGCCTCTTTAGGATTAGAGTATGGTATGCGATACACATCTACTGATTATCTTGATGGACATTCAGATAAATATTCTAAAGCACGTGACGCATACTCTTTTCTTACAATTAACGTTACTTATAAGTTAAAAACTGCACGTAGCGGTTTGCCAAAATTCTAA
- a CDS encoding isoprenyl transferase — protein MNYKELIDINKLPKHIAIIMDGNGRWAKKQGGIRIFGHQNGVKSVNDVVEASAELGIKFLTLYAFSTENWNRPKLEVDALMNLLVSTINNELKNLTKNNIRLLVIGNISQLPKNVRNKLIKTIETTSSNTGLTLVLALSYSSRWEINEAVINLAKDIKNNILQIDEINENLFKKYLSTSEIPDPELLIRTSGEYRISNFLLYQLAYTELYFTDTLWPDFTKDDYYKAINDYQSRERRFGMTSEQIIKQNAQKND, from the coding sequence ATGAATTATAAAGAACTTATCGATATAAATAAATTGCCAAAACATATTGCAATAATAATGGATGGCAATGGCAGATGGGCAAAGAAACAAGGTGGTATTAGAATTTTCGGACATCAGAATGGGGTTAAATCGGTTAATGATGTTGTTGAAGCATCAGCAGAATTAGGAATAAAATTTCTTACTCTTTATGCATTTTCAACTGAAAACTGGAACAGACCTAAACTAGAAGTTGATGCTCTAATGAATCTTTTAGTTTCTACAATAAATAATGAACTTAAAAATCTTACAAAAAACAATATAAGATTACTTGTAATTGGTAACATTTCGCAATTACCTAAAAATGTTAGAAACAAACTAATAAAAACTATTGAAACCACTTCCTCTAATACTGGGCTTACTTTGGTTTTAGCTCTTAGCTACAGCTCCAGATGGGAAATAAATGAAGCAGTTATAAATTTAGCAAAAGATATAAAAAATAACATTCTACAAATTGATGAGATTAATGAAAATTTGTTTAAAAAATATCTCTCAACATCTGAAATCCCCGACCCTGAACTATTAATCAGAACAAGTGGCGAATATAGGATTAGCAACTTTTTACTTTATCAGTTAGCATATACCGAACTATATTTTACAGATACACTTTGGCCTGATTTTACTAAAGACGACTACTATAAAGCAATTAATGATTACCAGTCTCGCGAAAGAAGATTTGGAATGACAAGTGAACAAATAATAAAACAAAATGCACAAAAGAATGATTAA